A window from Sphingobium sp. EM0848 encodes these proteins:
- the ribH gene encoding 6,7-dimethyl-8-ribityllumazine synthase, with protein MAKFLIVEARFYDHLNDLLIEGAAAALEAEGHKYEVVTVPGALEIPGAVALAAESGRYDGFVAIGVVIRGETYHFEVVSNESARGLMALSMDGIAIGNGILTVENEAQALTRARSTEKDKGGEAAKAAIAMLALREKFGA; from the coding sequence ATGGCAAAATTCCTGATCGTCGAAGCGCGCTTCTACGACCATCTCAATGACCTGCTGATCGAGGGCGCGGCCGCCGCGCTGGAGGCGGAAGGGCATAAATATGAGGTGGTGACGGTTCCCGGCGCGCTGGAAATCCCCGGCGCGGTGGCGTTGGCGGCGGAAAGCGGCCGCTATGACGGCTTCGTCGCCATCGGCGTGGTGATCCGTGGCGAAACCTATCATTTCGAAGTGGTGTCGAACGAAAGCGCGCGCGGCCTGATGGCGCTCAGCATGGACGGCATCGCCATCGGCAATGGCATCCTGACGGTCGAGAATGAGGCGCAGGCCCTGACCCGCGCCCGCAGCACCGAAAAGGACAAGGGCGGCGAAGCGGCCAAGGCGGCCATCGCCATGCTCGCCCTGCGCGAAAAATTCGGCGCCTGA
- a CDS encoding alkene reductase, which yields MANLFEPVQLGAVHAPNRVLMAPLTRARATRGHVPTPIMADYYRQRASAGLIISEGIGVSQQGMGWPHAAGLWSAEQVEAWKPVTAAVHEAGGRIFAQLWHMGRLVHSSVTGEQPVAPSPITAPGHAHTYEGNKPYEQPRALSVTEISALVESFVAAARNAIAAGFDGVQIHGANGYLIDEFLRDGANRREDEYGGSPTNRVRLLKEITQAVADAIGAGRTAVRLSLNGDSQGTDDSNPASLSLAVAQALEPIGIAFLELRELRPDGTRGASDVPRQSPLIRRYFTGPLVLNSDYDVVRAHADLDSGLAQAISFGRSFIANPDLPERLSTGAPLNDIEQATLYTQGAEGYVDYPALEAA from the coding sequence AGGCGCCGTCCACGCACCCAATCGCGTGCTGATGGCGCCGCTGACCCGCGCCCGCGCGACGCGCGGGCATGTGCCCACGCCGATCATGGCGGATTATTATCGGCAACGCGCTTCGGCGGGCCTCATCATCAGCGAAGGCATCGGCGTGTCCCAGCAGGGCATGGGCTGGCCCCATGCCGCCGGTCTCTGGTCCGCCGAGCAGGTCGAAGCGTGGAAGCCGGTGACGGCGGCGGTCCATGAGGCGGGCGGGCGGATCTTCGCCCAGCTCTGGCATATGGGGCGGCTGGTCCATTCAAGCGTGACGGGCGAGCAGCCGGTTGCGCCCAGCCCCATCACCGCGCCCGGCCATGCGCATACCTACGAGGGCAACAAGCCCTATGAACAGCCCCGCGCGCTTAGCGTCACCGAGATTTCGGCGCTGGTCGAGAGCTTTGTGGCCGCGGCGCGCAATGCGATTGCGGCGGGGTTCGACGGGGTGCAGATTCATGGCGCCAACGGCTATCTGATCGACGAATTCCTGCGCGACGGCGCCAACAGGCGGGAAGATGAATATGGCGGTTCGCCGACAAATCGCGTGCGGCTGCTGAAGGAAATCACCCAGGCGGTGGCCGACGCCATCGGCGCAGGCCGGACGGCGGTGCGCCTGTCGCTGAACGGCGATTCGCAGGGCACTGACGACAGCAATCCGGCCAGTCTTTCGCTGGCGGTGGCGCAGGCGCTGGAGCCGATCGGTATCGCCTTCCTCGAACTGCGCGAATTGCGGCCGGACGGCACGCGGGGCGCCAGCGACGTGCCGCGCCAGTCGCCGCTGATCCGCCGCTATTTCACCGGACCGCTGGTGCTCAACAGCGATTATGACGTGGTTCGGGCGCATGCCGATCTGGATAGCGGGCTGGCGCAGGCGATCAGCTTCGGGCGGTCCTTCATCGCCAATCCCGACCTGCCGGAACGCCTCTCCACCGGTGCGCCGCTCAACGACATAGAGCAGGCGACGCTCTACACGCAGGGCGCCGAAGGCTATGTCGACTATCCGGCGCTGGAAGCGGCCTGA